A genome region from bacterium includes the following:
- a CDS encoding bifunctional aspartate kinase/diaminopimelate decarboxylase, with translation MSSSGDRRPVPWVVLKFGGTSVSNLDCWETIASIVETRLAEGKRPLVVCSAVSGISDELERLLAGSLKGSPEGALDRIVARHAALAEELAVDRGEIESCIEELKRLVTGASMIREVTPRLRARVMAQGELLSTRLGAAYMRRRGIDAQWADARDLLVSIQRPGAGARQLYLHAACDTERDPALCEHISSIPSQVVMTQGFIARDTAGDTVLLGRGGSDTSASYFAAKLGAERCEIWTDVPGMFTANPTHVPDAHLIKSLDYDEAQEIASSGAKVLHPRCLAPVRRHGIPLSIHCLSYPHMQGTVVSRDAVKAGAQVKAISSRSGITLVTMETVDMWQEVGFLASAFECFKRHNLSIDLVSTSETNVTVTIDKAHNAMGPELLPALLLDLGRICHARAIESCAAVSLVGKDIRAILHRIAPALEVFEEQKIYLVSQAANDLNVTFVVNDEQAQRLVRELHGSLFGQKKKSSILGPTWDEIRGTAGDSRSESRPRWWRKKRDELLSLAAGRTPLYVYDGATVRAQIEQLKSMESLDRIFYSLKANPHPAILKESYDAGLGFECVSPGELEQAISLFKGMDPARILFTPNFASRSEYQMALKLGATVTLDNLFPLSAWPELFKGRKIFLRIDPGKGRGHHEFVHTAGAKSKFGISPDQFDELHSLVKSSGAKIVGLHAHVGSNIFKAETWSNTAMFLAQIAERFPEVRVLDLGGGLGVVEKPGVEPLDLREVDSTLCRAKRANPRCELWIEPGRYLVAEAGVLLAKVTQTKTKGDYRYVGIDAGMNTLIRPALYGAYHEIVNLTRLDEPPVATADVVGPICESGDVLGHDRRMPEPREGDVILIGTAGAYGRVMSSSYNLRAPAEEHFLKA, from the coding sequence ATGTCATCTTCAGGCGATCGCCGACCTGTGCCGTGGGTCGTGCTCAAGTTCGGAGGCACCAGCGTATCCAACCTTGATTGCTGGGAAACCATCGCCTCCATTGTAGAGACCAGGCTGGCCGAGGGGAAGCGTCCGCTCGTAGTCTGCTCCGCGGTCAGCGGCATATCCGACGAGCTGGAGAGGCTGCTGGCCGGCTCACTCAAGGGCTCCCCCGAGGGGGCCCTCGATCGCATAGTCGCAAGACACGCAGCGCTCGCCGAAGAGCTCGCCGTGGATCGCGGCGAGATCGAATCCTGCATCGAGGAGCTCAAGAGGCTGGTGACAGGCGCTTCGATGATCAGGGAGGTGACCCCAAGGCTCAGGGCCAGGGTCATGGCGCAGGGGGAGCTTCTTTCGACCCGGCTTGGCGCCGCATATATGCGCAGGCGAGGTATCGACGCGCAGTGGGCCGACGCCCGCGACCTGCTCGTCTCCATCCAGAGGCCCGGCGCAGGCGCGAGGCAGCTCTACCTGCATGCGGCGTGCGACACCGAGAGGGATCCAGCCCTCTGCGAACACATCTCCTCGATTCCATCGCAAGTGGTGATGACGCAGGGATTCATCGCACGCGACACCGCCGGCGACACCGTGCTCCTCGGCCGCGGCGGATCAGACACATCGGCCTCCTACTTCGCCGCGAAGCTTGGCGCCGAGCGCTGCGAGATATGGACCGACGTGCCGGGGATGTTCACTGCCAACCCTACCCATGTCCCGGACGCGCATCTCATCAAATCGCTGGACTACGACGAGGCGCAGGAGATCGCATCATCCGGCGCAAAGGTTTTGCACCCGAGGTGCCTGGCGCCGGTGCGCAGACACGGCATACCTCTCTCCATCCACTGCCTCTCGTACCCCCATATGCAGGGCACGGTCGTCTCCAGGGACGCGGTGAAGGCCGGGGCGCAGGTGAAGGCGATCTCCTCGAGGTCTGGAATCACCCTGGTCACGATGGAGACGGTGGACATGTGGCAGGAGGTCGGTTTTCTGGCCAGCGCGTTCGAGTGCTTCAAAAGACACAACCTCTCCATCGATCTGGTCTCCACGTCCGAGACAAACGTCACGGTCACGATCGACAAGGCCCATAACGCCATGGGGCCGGAGCTCTTGCCGGCGCTGCTCCTCGACCTCGGCCGCATCTGCCACGCCAGGGCAATAGAGTCCTGCGCTGCGGTGAGCCTGGTCGGCAAGGACATACGTGCGATACTCCACAGGATCGCGCCCGCCCTCGAGGTCTTCGAGGAGCAGAAGATATACCTCGTCTCGCAGGCAGCCAATGATTTGAACGTCACGTTCGTGGTCAACGACGAACAGGCCCAGAGGCTCGTGCGCGAGCTTCACGGCAGCCTCTTCGGCCAGAAGAAGAAAAGTTCCATACTTGGGCCGACCTGGGACGAGATACGAGGGACCGCAGGGGATTCGCGATCCGAGTCCCGGCCCAGGTGGTGGCGAAAGAAGAGGGACGAGCTGCTTTCGCTCGCAGCGGGCCGCACGCCCCTTTATGTCTATGACGGTGCGACGGTGCGAGCGCAGATCGAGCAGCTCAAGTCAATGGAGTCGCTGGACAGGATCTTCTATTCGCTCAAGGCCAACCCGCACCCGGCGATCCTGAAGGAGTCGTACGATGCAGGACTCGGTTTCGAGTGCGTCTCGCCTGGCGAGCTGGAGCAAGCGATCTCCCTGTTCAAGGGCATGGATCCGGCGAGGATCCTCTTCACGCCCAACTTCGCCTCCAGGTCGGAGTACCAGATGGCGCTCAAGCTCGGCGCGACGGTGACGCTGGACAACCTCTTTCCCCTATCCGCGTGGCCGGAGCTCTTCAAGGGCAGGAAAATCTTTTTGAGGATAGATCCGGGCAAAGGGAGGGGACACCACGAGTTCGTGCACACCGCAGGGGCCAAATCAAAATTCGGAATTTCGCCCGACCAGTTCGACGAGCTTCACTCCCTCGTGAAATCCTCCGGAGCGAAGATCGTGGGGCTGCACGCCCACGTGGGGAGCAACATCTTCAAAGCGGAGACGTGGAGCAATACAGCTATGTTCCTTGCCCAGATCGCCGAGCGATTCCCTGAAGTGAGGGTCCTGGATCTGGGCGGCGGTCTCGGGGTGGTGGAGAAGCCGGGTGTGGAGCCGCTGGACCTGCGGGAGGTCGACTCCACGCTCTGCAGGGCAAAGCGCGCAAACCCGCGCTGCGAGCTGTGGATCGAGCCAGGCAGGTACTTGGTGGCCGAGGCCGGGGTCCTGCTCGCAAAGGTCACGCAGACGAAGACAAAGGGCGACTACCGCTATGTGGGCATAGATGCCGGGATGAACACCCTGATCAGGCCGGCCCTCTACGGGGCTTATCACGAGATCGTGAACCTCACCAGGCTCGACGAACCGCCTGTGGCCACTGCGGACGTGGTCGGCCCCATATGCGAATCCGGAGATGTGCTCGGCCACGACAGGCGCATGCCAGAGCCTCGGGAAGGGGACGTGATACTCATCGGGACCGCAGGAGCCTACGGGCGCGTGATGAGCTCATCGTATAACTTGAGAGCTCCAGCG